The following is a genomic window from Geminicoccus roseus DSM 18922.
CACATGGTCGAGCCGCCTCTGGATCTCACCGCGCGCGACGATGCCGCCTCGCTGGCCGAGATCCTGGGCGGTCAGGGGATGCCCGGCGGCACCATCCGGCTGACCGCCAGCGGCCCGATTGAGAAGCTGAAGGGCTTCGGCGAGGGCCGGTTCTGGGTCCAGGACCTGGCGGCCAGCCTGCCGGCCAAGCTGCTGGGCGACGTGCGCGGCCAGGAGGTGCTGGACATGTGCGCGGCCCCGGGCGGCAAGACCAGCCAGCTCGCCGCCCAGCACGCCAGCGTCACCGCGGTCGAGCAGGACCCGAACCGGGCCGAGCGCCTGCGCGGCAACCTGCAGCGCCTGCGCCTGGAAGCCGAGATCGTCGTCTCCGACGCCGCCCTGCTGCCGGAGGGGCGGACCTGGTCGCATGTCCTTCTGGACGCCCCCTGCACCGCCACCGGCACGATCCGCCGCCATCCCGACGTCGCCTGGCACAAGCGCGCCTTCGACGTCACCCGCACCATGGACCTGCAGGCACGCCTCCTGGACGGCGCCGCCCGGGCCACGGCGCCCGGAGGTCTGCTGGTCTACGCGGTCTGCTCCCTGCAGCCCGAGGAAGGCCCGGTGCAGATCGAGCGCTTCCTGGCTGGCCATGACGGCTTCGAGCGGGTGCCGGTGACACCGGACGAACTGCCTGGGCTGGAGATGTGCATCAGCCCGGACGGCGACCTGCGCACCCTTCCCTTCCACCTGATCGACCAGGGCGGCATGGACGGCTTCTACGCTGCCCGCTTGCGCCGCACCCGCTAACTCCGTTTCTCTGGAACCCACGTCATGGACGTCGTGCCGATCCGCTCCGCCCTCCTCTCGGTGAGCGACAAGACCGGTCTCGTCGACTTCGCCAGAACGCTCGCCGCTGCCGGCGTGCGCCTGCTTTCCACTGGCGGCACCGCGCGCGCGCTGCGCGAGGCCGGACTGGAAGTCACCGACGTCTCCGAGGTCACCGGCCACCCGGAGATCCTGGACGGGCGGGTCAAGACCCTGCACCCCAAGATCCATGGCGGCCTTCTGGGCCTGCGCGACGATGAGGAGCACCGCCGCCAGATGGCGGCCCACGGCATCGCGCCGATCGACCTGCTGGTCGTGAACCTCTACCCGTTCCAGGCAACCGTCGCCTCGGGTGCCGGCTACGAGGAATGCATCGAGAACATCGACATCGGCGGTCCCGCCATGGTCCGCGCAGCGTCGAAGAACCACGACTTCGTGGCGGTGGTCACCGATCCTGCCCAGTATGAGCGGGTCGCTGCCGATCTGACGAACCATTGCGGCACCACCCGGGCGAC
Proteins encoded in this region:
- a CDS encoding RsmB/NOP family class I SAM-dependent RNA methyltransferase, whose amino-acid sequence is MADRPHYVAPSHRSAWVRPDDRSTAGRSRSGGPDARMIALDILDAVLGQSWRTMDDALALHRGLPILEPRDRAFSRALVATVLRHKGQIDDALARFWRFPPQKLRALNLLRLGAAQLLFLGTPAHAALSATVQLAYGPLDRERGMINAILRKLAEESQAILAEQDGGRLNTPEWMWFAWVDAYGEETARAIAQAHMVEPPLDLTARDDAASLAEILGGQGMPGGTIRLTASGPIEKLKGFGEGRFWVQDLAASLPAKLLGDVRGQEVLDMCAAPGGKTSQLAAQHASVTAVEQDPNRAERLRGNLQRLRLEAEIVVSDAALLPEGRTWSHVLLDAPCTATGTIRRHPDVAWHKRAFDVTRTMDLQARLLDGAARATAPGGLLVYAVCSLQPEEGPVQIERFLAGHDGFERVPVTPDELPGLEMCISPDGDLRTLPFHLIDQGGMDGFYAARLRRTR